Proteins co-encoded in one Oreochromis aureus strain Israel breed Guangdong linkage group 3, ZZ_aureus, whole genome shotgun sequence genomic window:
- the LOC120435285 gene encoding NACHT, LRR and PYD domains-containing protein 3-like — protein MVEEQTTSKKSETRESAEKHFYQSAVNKALQSPNGHLDLFLRFLLGLSLQTSQCLLRGLLTQTGSSSQTKKETVKYIKEKLHESLYAEKTINLFHCLNELNDRSLVEEIQQYTSSGRLSYDRISPAQWSALVFILLSSEKDLDVFDLKKYSASEEALLRLLPVVKASNKALLSVSKLSERGCEALSSVLSSQSSTLRELDLSINTLHDSGVKLLCATVESPQCTLETLRLSLCNLSERSYEALSSVLSSQSSSLRELDLSNSDLQDSVVKLLSAGLRSPDCKLRLSHCQISPRSYEALFSVLSSKSSSLRELNLSNSDLQDSGVTLLSFGVKSPHCKMDTLSLSGCLITEEGCTSLASALSSNPPISESWT, from the exons aTGGTAGAAGAACAAACGACCTCCAAGAAGTCTGAAACAAGAGAATCTGCAGAGAAACACTTTTAtcagagtgctgtgaacaaggccttacagagtccaaatggacacctggacttgtttctccgcttcctcctgggtctttcactgcagactaGTCAGTGTCTCTTACGAGGTCtcctgacacagacaggaagtagctcacagaccaaaAAGGAAACAGTAAAGTACATTAAGGAGAAACTCCATGAGAGTCTGTATGCAGAGAAAACCATCAATcttttccactgtctgaatgaactgaatgatcgttctttagtggaggagatccaacagtacACAAGTTCAGGACGTCTCTCCTACGATAGAatttctcctgctcagtggtcagctctggtcttcatcttactgtcatcagaaaaagatctggatgtgtttgacctgaagaaatactctgcttcagaggaggctcttctaaggctgctgccagtggtcaaagcctccaacaaagctct tctGAGTGTCTCTAAACTCTCAGAGAgaggctgtgaagctctgtcctcagttctcagctcccagtcctctactctgagagagctggacctgagtataAACACCCTGCatgattcaggagtgaagcttctgtgtgctACAGTGGAGAGTCCACAGTGTACCCTGGAAACGCTCAG ACTGAGTCTTTGTAATTTGTCAGAGAGAAGCTACGAAGCtttgtcctcagttctcagctcccagtcctctagtctCAGAGAGCTGGATCTGAGTAACAGTGACCTGCAAGATTCGGTAGTGAAGCTGCTTTCTGCAGGACTGAGAAGTCCAGACTGTAAACTTAG actgagtcactgtCAGATCTCACCGAGAAGCTATGAAGCTCTGTTCTCAGTCCTCAGCTCCaagtcctctagtctgagagagctgaaCCTGAGTAACtctgacctgcaggattcaggagtgacgCTTCTGTCCTTTGGAGTGAAGAGTCCACATTGTAAAATGGATACTCTTAG tctgtcaggctgtctgatcacagaggaaggctgtacttctctggcctcagctctgagctccaaccctcCCATCtcagagagctggacctga